The Mercurialis annua linkage group LG2, ddMerAnnu1.2, whole genome shotgun sequence genome contains a region encoding:
- the LOC126668187 gene encoding F-box/kelch-repeat protein At3g06240-like, with translation MRFDNRDFDDYLSLQPLFDPANDVYKVVLVGSNNGLVCLYYAYTKDPGSIHKLVIWNPSIRKLLLIPQPSPLFFSPSYEKLIGFGFDSRTDDYKLLLTRFSMNPIKDVVLYSLNSNSWKQITHVALNYTRGSNMPETTPAFVDGRFLWSVIADKG, from the coding sequence ATGCGTTTCGACAACAGAGATTTCGATGACTACCTGTCTCTCCAACCCCTTTTCGACCCGGCCAACGACGTCTATAAAGTGGTTCTGGTTGGCTCTAATAATGGTCTTGTCTGTCTCTATTATGCCTATACCAAAGATCCAGGCAGCATACATAAGTTGGTTATTTGGAACCCTTCAATTAGAAAATTGTTGCTCATACCTCAACCTAgccctctttttttttctccgagttatgaaaaattaattggGTTTGGGTTTGATTCCAGAACCGATGATTACAAATTGTTATTGACTCGGTTTTCGATGAACCCTATTAAAGATGTGGTTCTCTATTCACTAAACTCTAATTCTTGGAAACAAATCACTCATGTTGCTCTTAACTACACAAGGGGCAGTAATATGCCTGAGACTACTCCAGCTTTCGTGGATGGCAGGTTCCTTTGGTCTGTAATTGCGGACAAGGGGTAG